The Salvelinus fontinalis isolate EN_2023a chromosome 7, ASM2944872v1, whole genome shotgun sequence genomic sequence gacagagagagagctagagtgatggagagagaagcacagagagagagctagagggatggagagagaggacagagagagagctcaagggatggagagagaggacagagagagctagagggatggagagagaaaaggacagagagagagctagagggatggagagagagaatagagaaagagctagagtgatggagagaggacagagagagagctagagtgctggagagagaagcacagagagagagctagagggatagagagagagaacagagagagagctagagggatggagagagagaacagagaaagagcTAGAGTgacggagaggacagagagagagctagagtgatggagagagaagcacagagagagagctagagggatagagagagaggacagagagagctagagggatggagagagaggacagagagagctagagggatggagagagaaaaggacagagagagaactagagggatggagagagagaaggacagcgagagagctagagggatggagagagaggagagagagagagagagatagagggatggagagagagaaggacagagagagagctagaaggatggagagagaagagacagagagagagctagagggatggagagagaggacagagagagctagagggatggagagagaggacagagagagctagagggatggagagagaggacagagagagctagagggatggagagagagaaagacagagagagagctagaaggatggagagagaggagacagagagctagagagatggagagagagaaggacagagagagagctagaaggatggagagaggacacagagagagagctagagggatgcagagagaggagacagagagatctAGAGGGATGGAGTGTGTCTGCTTTTACCAAATGGGAGGGAGGTTTGAGTTTGAAGAGTTTTTCTGCAGCCTGCGTAGCTTTAGGGATGTCGTCAGCTGACATACTAATGGTGAAGAACGGTAACTAACATCCCATTAATTGTTCATTTTCTCTAACGAGCCCTTACGACCCAGTAAACTGTTTAACCTtacacctgggagagagagagagcaaaagagaaacagcaaaagagagagtgagtgactAAAGAGGAAATTGAGTATTGATCCCTGGGGAACCCCAGTGACACAGTCAAGTTAAGGGTGTAGAGGATAGGTTTACATTTAAGGGTTTACGGGTGTACTACAGTAGTGTAGAGTTCTTATCCATCTTCCTCAGCTCGAATGGAACTCTCAAACTTTTGTCCAGCAACAATGAGCAGAATAGCCAGGTTGACACCAAAGTAGAGAGGTGGCCTGAGTTCAAAACATTTCCTgtacctagagagagaaaaagagacaatTTATAGCCTACAAGGCCCCCTTCTTGGGGCCAGTGCCTCATGGGACATAGCCACATGGCCCCCTGCTTGCTCGGGCTCCTGGGCTTCAGTCCTGGCaaacctgtgtgtgtttgtctcaccACTGGATGGCATTGTCCCTGTTCTTGGTGTCTTAACAGTCAGATTCGAGGAAGATGTCCTTGCAGATCCGTCCACACagacagaacatgtctgaaaCCGGGGGGTCACATGACTTAACACATGTGACATCACACCTAGAGCTCCCGGTCCACTTGGCTGTTCCACCTTGAAACATgtcggtattacagactcaaaactatcaaaataaggaaagtcgcacactccatatataaactcccagcaatttaatgggtatttaccaacatTTCGGCATCACTGTACCTTcctcagggtaatgtcatgaatacttgaaccaaATGATGTAGaaaaacagtgcaattagtgcaaccaatgacaatagtgaggggtgtttacatacaccttagccaaatacatttcaactcagtttttacTATTCCTGACatctaatcctagtaaacattccctgtcttaggtcatttaggatctccactttattttaagaatgtgaaatgtcagaataataatagagagaatgatttatttcagcttttgtttctttcaacacattcccagtgggccagaagtttacatacactcaattagtatttggtagcattgcctttaaattgtttaatttgggtcaaacgttaagggtagccttccacaagcttcccacaataagttgggtgaattttggcccattcctcctgacagagctggtgtaactgagtctggtTTGTAAGTgtttcctctaaacataatgatggtcattatggccaaacagttctatttttgtttcatcagaccagaggacatttctccaaaagtacaatctttgtccccatgtgcagttgcaaactgtagtctggctttttaatggcggttttggagcagtggcttcttccttgctgaacggcctttcaggttatgttgatataggactcgttttactgtggatatagatacttttgtacctgtttcttccagcatcttcacaaggtcctttgctgttgttctgggattgatttgcacttttcacaccaaagtacgttcatctctaggagacagaccgcgtctccttcctgagcggtatgacggctgcgtggtcccatggtgtttatacttgcatactattgtttttacagatgaacgtggtcccTTCAGGCATTAGGaatattgctcccaaggatgaaccaatttTTTTCTTCTTGgttaatttcttttgattttccattgatgtcaagcaatgaggcactgagtttgaaggtaggccttgaaatacatccacaggtacacctccaattgactcaaatgatgtcaattagcccatcagaagcttctaaagccatgacataattttctggaatttcccaagctgtttaaaggcacagtcaacttagtgtatgtaaacttctgacccagtggaattgtgatacagtgaattataagtgaaataatctgtctgtaaacaattgttggaaaaattacttgtgtcatgcacaaaatagatgtcctaaccgacttgccaaaactatagtttgttaacaagaaatttgtggtggttgaaaaacgattaaacgttgactccaacctaagtgtatgtaaacttccgacttcaattgtatgttgatgctaatatgatgtataatattcaattatgtttctatatgataacaatagcgtaatatatttaatatgccataAACAATTGTTTTTTTTAACAGTTTAACTAATTCATTTTAATTaacttaatcattatgacacacccctcactattgtcTACATAtcctggttcaagtattcatgacatcactctgaggaaggcacagtgatgccgaagcGGTGGTAAATACCCATTCAAttgctgggagtttatatatggagtgttTATATATGAAATCCCGCTATACCcaccaacgaaccatcaaacaggtaaagcgtcaatacaggactaagattgaatcgttctttattttgatagtttatagtttatttgCCGTttgtcagcacctccacacaaaatacattttctggGTGTGCGCCAACTCATGTTTTTAATCTAGTactacagactcagtcagggagaggtggaaaatgtcagagaagacacttgccagttggtcagcgcatgctctgagtaaatgtcctggtaatccgtctggcccagcggccttgtgaatgttgacctgtttaaaggttttactcacatcagctacggagagcgtgatcacacagtcatccggaacagctggtgctctcatgcatatttcagtgttacttctatgctcgcttcgaggcaagtaatttagctcgtctggtaggtttgtgtcactgggcagctcgcggctgtgctcccctttgtagtctgtaatagtttgcaagcccttagtacgattcaatcttagtcctgtattgacgctttacctgtttgatggttcgttggtgGGTATAGCGGGATTTCATATACatttctgggttagagtcccgctccttgaaagcagcagtgcggatgttgcctgtaatccatggcttctggttgggtatgtacgtatggtcactgtggggacaacgtcatcgatgcacttattgatgaagccagtgactgatggggtgtactcctcaatgccatcggaagaatcccggaacatattccagtctgttctagcaaaacagtcctgtagcttagcatttgcttcatctgaccactttcttattgaccgagtcactggtgcttcctgctttagtttttgcttgtaagcaggaatcaggaggatagaattatggtcagatttgccaaacgcTTTGTTCGCGtccctgtgtgtggagtataggtggtccagaggtTTTTTCCTCTCTGGTTGCACCTTTAACATACTGGTAGAGAATAAGTagaacggatttaagtttccctgcattaaagtccccggccactagcagcaccgcctctggatgagtgttttcctgttcGCTTATGGCCATATACAGCTCATGGAGTGCggacttagtgccagcatcggtctgccgtggtatatagacagctacgaaaaatctagttgtaaactctcttggtaaatagtgtggtgtACAGCTTATCATGGGATACTCTACATCAGgggagcaaaacctcaagacttccttaggtTTCATgttaccagctgttgtttacaaatatacataggccGCTGCTCCTTGTTACCAgaagccgctgttctatcctgctgaaaaagcttaaaacccgccagctgtatgttaatcatatcgtcgttcagccatgactcggtgaaacataagatattaccgtttttaatgtccctTTGGTAGGACATACGTGCTCGTAGTTCGTCTAttttattattgattgattgtacgttggctaatagaacCAATGGTAAAGGTAGATCACCCTCTCGGcgacggatccttacaaggcacccggacCGCCGTCCTTGATATCTCCGTCTTTTCCTCCTGCGAATGATGGGGATGAGGGCCATGTCGGGCGTCCGAAGTAAATCCTTCTCGTCCGACTCGTTGAAGAAGAATTCCTCCAgtatgaggtgagtaatcgctgccctgatatctagaagctctttttggtcataagacacggtggcagaaacattatgtacaaaataagttacaaataacgcgaaaaaacatatacaatagcacaattggttacgggatCGTAAACCGGTAGCCATCTCCTTCAGCACCATATATAATCCACTgtctgtcctctggtctgacacCCCCAGACAGCCAAGCGGAGTTATGTCCACCGCTAGAGGACATTCTTCAACTGTCGCACACGATCTGCGTCTTTAatcaaaacaacacacacacacacacaaagcatgcACACACTACCTGATGAGACAGAGATGGTAACACACTtgtctacaacacacacagcagTTTATACAAgcaagtgtctgtgtgtgtctgtgtgtgtatgtgtccagcACTATGATGTTCAACCAGACTAATTACCTGAATCAACAGAGTAAACAGCAGTGGAGGggcactggacaaacacacacaaacaatgcacacatgtggggtggcaggtagcctggtggtaaGAGCATTggacaagtaaccgaaaggtcgcaagATTGAAttcccgagccgacaaggtaaaaatcagtcgttctgcccctgaacaaggcagttaaacccactgttcctaggccgtcaatgaaaataagaatttgttattaactgacttgcctagttaaataaaagtaaaataaaaaatgtgtatgTTTGGGTTGGGTAAGGTAGTCTGAGACAGAGTAACTGATACTGTGGCTCCCTCTACTGGGGGTAGGGTGACAGACAGAAACAGGTTGGTtgagttttttaaattttttattaaaATCGGCACACATCCATAATCTTCATCTTTAGAACACTGGAATATAAAAGTCTATTTCACTTTCCTGGAGATATGAAGTCCAGAAACTGTCTTTATGTCATCAGAAACTGTCTTTATGTCATCAGAAACGATCTTTATGTCATCAGAAACGATCTTTATGTCATCAGAAACAATCTTTATGTCATCAGAAACGCTCTTTATGTCATCAGAAACTGTCTTTATGTCATCAGAAACTGTCTTTATGTCATCAGAAACGGTCTTTATGTCATCAGAAAGAAAGACATCTAaaacaggaaggaaggccacAATGTGGGGTTGCCATAGAAACATTgtatcctgacacacacacacactctaacagcAGGTGAAGGTGTTCCAGGTGTTTGAGTAGCGTGGTGTCGGACAGAGTACTAATGAGGCTACGCCCTTGATCCAGAACACTCCAATCAGATAGCAGGAAACAAAAAAATAAGCAAGCCTTTTCAACACAGACAATAGGGGATTGGGATCGTCTGTCATTGATGTTGATTTCTGGCACAAACTAGTTCATCTGATCCCTGCCCCGGGATGACATCACACTCTGGCTCCAGCGTGAGGTGACGTCATCAATATGCGCCGGGGAGGGTGAAAGGTCATTTAAATAAACTCCTCTTAATCTTCTCCACCTCCATCTGAAAAAGACAAACACCAAATGTAATGTACAGCTAAGATGAAAAATGTAGCAGCGGTAAATGAATGTTGTTTAGCACTAGATGTGTTCACCTGCATAGTGAGGCGGATACTCTTCTCCTCATCCAGGTCACTGGACAACTGCTTCATCTCCTGCCTGGGACAGAGACACCAGTCACTCAcactattaacacacacacacacacactattaacacacacacacacacactattaacacacacacacacacacacacacacacacacacacacacacacacacacacacacacacacacacacacacacacacctgtgttggCTCTTCAGCAGTTCTACAGaggctctcagctctctcagttgtCCCCTCAGCTCCTCCAGGGTGGGCATCGGCCTGGGCTCAGGGGAGGGGCTTATACATGAAGAGGTGGGTTTTGCGTATGAAGGGGAGGGGCTTATAGGGCGGAGGGCCAGGCTTTCTGTCGACGGTGGGTGAAGGACAGCAGGCTTGGGTGTCAGCACACCCTTACTGTCAGGTACCTGTGGAGTATGGCACAAATCAGGATtcatgagttagccagctaacttactTAAATGTTTGGAAATAACTTCCCATTTGTTAGGAAGATATGCTTGAAATGGGCATGGATTGATTCTATTGTTTCCATCAGCAACTCATACACAGGTCTAGGTTCATTAATAAACCAGAAATCCTTTTAAGTTTTCGCAGGCCAACTTGATGATCCaggaatacacaaacacacacaatatactacacacaatacactgATTCACTGCTAAAATATAACTCAACACATTTAAATTCAACAAATTCTTACAGTGATGGTGGGAAGTGCTTTCCTCTTAGAGACATTTACTGGTCTAGGACACAAGGAGTCCTGCAGTTTCTCCTTTTCTCTGTCCTTCCCCCTTCTCTGCTCCTCCACCGGAGGAGAGTCCAGCAGGTCAATACTGGACAGagaagactgagagagaggagagaggtgtcatCAAGACATGTTAAAgaaaataatgtgtgtgtgtgcgtacacttACTGTGCTGATGATCAGGGAGCGCGGTCTGCGGACGAGGACTCTTGGTCGCATTGCGGTGGGATGGCTTAGTTTCTCTGTAGACAAGACTAGCGGGTCCAAATAAACCACAtctacacacagacatacattaTATTGTTAATCCACAGGAACACATAAGATCTTACCAGAGAACaggcacaaacaaacacacagttcCCTGACCAATATGAAGGCTAGGGCAGCTAACTCCTCacatatggacagagacagagagagagagagagagaactgaggatCTTCATTCATATtcaaacctctctgtctcttaagTAAGCCAACTCCCTACTCTGattggactagtgtcctgtcacATAACTGTCAAACTGCCCAGGTCTGCCCTTTGTCCTCTCAGTCAAACTCACCAACGTCTTTTGACATGTCAGAGGCAGGATCTGGAGTCCCACTCTCAGACGTAGGGCTCTCACACCTGAACAGGCAGACCAGTTGAcaactttagtgtgtgtgtgtgtgtgtgtgtgtgtgtgtgtgtgtgtgtgtgtgtgtgtgtgtgtgtgtgtgtgtgtgtgtgtgtgtgtgtgtgtgtgtgtgtgtgtgtgtgtgtgtgtgtgtgtgtgtgtgtgtgtgtgtgtgtgtgtgtgtgtgtgtgtactgacggtacaGAAGGAGGTCTCTCAGGTCTGTCTGGGCCTcggggagggaggtgggaggagcTTGTCTTTGGTGGGCGGGGCTTTTTTGGAGGGATGGACGGAAGGACGGGCTTAGGGATCTCTCCATTCTTCACCTCCTCacctacacatacacatatatggaCGGGATAAGTGGGGATGTCACACGCGCACACATGCACAGCTGAAGAGGCGAAGAGAGTTAAGGCAGGCAGGCTGAATAGGGCCATATAGGGTAGTAGTCAGGCTGCAGCAAGCCAAAGCAGGCATTGTAGGTGATTGTggaatagtgtagtatagtaatggtactagtagtatagtagtagtagtagtacctctGTTGTCATCAGATCTGAGGCAGAGTTAGTAGTTTTTTTATAGTattactgtagtagtactgtagtacctTTGTTGTCGTCAGGTGGTCTGTGAGGCACGTGCTCTGGGCGCTCCGGGGGTAccttcctgacctctgaccttttctCTACAAGTCACATAGGGGTCAGCGGTCAACTGAGGGTGACATTACTGACACTCTTCCCTATAGATATCTCTATCTTTGGTTCTCTGCCTGTTTAATTATCACCATTTGGTTCTCTGCCTGTTTAATTATCACCATTTGGTTCTCTCCCTGTTTAATTATCACCATTTGGTTCTCTGCCTGTTTAATTATCACCATTTGGTTCTCTGCCTGTTTAATTATCACCATTTGGTTCTCTGCCTGTTTAATTATCACCATTGCTCCtagtttctatctctctcccttacacacaataacacaaaacagagaagagcagagatggagatagagagatgatTGAGACACGCACAAAACGGTACCAGTGGCTGAGCAGAGAAGAGCAgcgaggagagatagaggattgTGATAAAGGAGCAGTAAAGTGAAGAAAAATAGTGGGATtacctgtggagagaggagatgggggggattacctgtggagagaggagatggggggattacctgtggagagaggagatggggggattacctgtggagagaggagattacctgtggagagaggagatgggtgattacctgtggagagaggagatggggggattacctgtggagagaggagatgggggggattacctgtggagagaggagatggggggattacctgtggagagaggagatgggggggattacctgtggagagaggagatgggggattacctgtggagagaggagatgggggggattacctgtggagagaggagatggggggatTACCTGTGGAGAAAGGAGATTACCTGTGGAGAGATGAGATGGGGGGATtacctgtggagagaggagattaCCTGTGGAGAGATGAGATGGGGGGATtacctgtggagagaggagattaCCTGTGGAGAGATGAGATGGGGGGATtacctgtggagagaggagattacctgtggagagaggagattaCCTGTGGAGAGATGAGATTACATGTGGAGAGATGAGATGGGGGGGATtacctgtggagagaggagatgggggattacctgtggagagaggagatgggggattacctgtggagagaggagatgggggattacctgtggagagaggagatgggggattacctgtggagagaggagatgggggattacctgtggagagaggagatgggggattacctgtggagagaggagatggaagattacctgtggagagaggagatggaagatTACCTGTGGAGAGATGAGATtacctgtggagagaggagattacctgtggagagaggagattacctgtggagagaggagattacctgtggagagaggagattacctgtggagagaggagattacctgtggagagaggagattacctgtggagagaggagattacctgtggagagaggagattacctgtggagagaggagattacctgtggagagaggagattacctgtggagagaggagattacctgtggagagaggagattacctgtggagagaggagattacctgtggagagaggagatggggtgattacctgtggagagaggagatgggggattacctgtggagagaggagattaCCTGTGGAGAGATGAGATtacctgtggagagaggagatgggggattgcctgtggagagaggagatgggggattacctgtggagagaggagatgggggattacctgtggagagaggagatgggggattccctgtggagagaggagatgggggattccctgtggagagaggagatgggggattacctgtggagagaggagatgggggattgcctgtggagagaggagatgggggattACCTGTGGTGTGTTTACCCGAAGGGACGCTGGGGGGAGGCGGCTTCTTTGGTCTCTGCAAACGCACACAAAGAAACACTAAGTGATTTTGCTCTCATGAAATGTCATTCGTTGAACActataataacaataaaaaaatctaatgatatttgtgcgtcttaCCTCTTTCTCCACATCAGGTATTAACAGCTTGACAAAGTTATCAGGGAAgactccctttctcccccctatCTCCCCCATCCACCACCCCGCGTCAGCACAGTCCTACAACACACAGAATCCACATACACAGGTTAAACacactaggcttgggcggtataccgtataaactctataccggggtatttggaaacAGCCACGGGATGGGTTTCAATACCGTTGAAACTATTTTCAATcatttgaatatttgtagctactttaactaaatacctgcagtcaacttgtgcaatacattaggagataaagcagatcacattcttcatttcacctgtcacattattttacattaggAAGCTTAACGTAGTTCCCCacaacagttgagccagtcacgtgtttgtGAGTCCAGCTGTTTATTGACAGGGGTCACGGTTTATATTGAAAGTGAAGTGTTTTTTttgcttcaatagagtgatcagggacgtgcaactatagttttccttcCCAGAAAATACATCAGTGGACCACATTCGGCAGAAAACAGCTTTATTGTCATCAGATGACTACAGAAGTGCGACGCTAATTGGCTGCcagccacacaagtaaatgagcttacaatgaaaaagcaaggtATTTCTTTGCAAAAAATgatgcatggccatcatatttctaatgtttatcataTAAAGAATGTaaccagctacatttcctaatgtttcgCTTAAAGTTAATATTGCATTCTACCGAAGAAAAATAGGCTGGCTACACCAAGAAAAGTACcagagaaaagtagctccacatcagtcataggctgtctgctgatagaatgcccgTTCGTGAATTCTCATCCTAGTGGAGAAGCGCAACTGAAGCAAAAAATTAAGTTGATCTGCGTTTACCAAACGCAGCAATATATTTCTTATGCATTTTATCTTTTTCGTTTATTTTCATTTGCGctcgttagcatatttagctagcagcctccaTGGAAATTCACCTATAGTTGTGCTAATTTTGTTACCATTCTGGTAAAAGATGCCCAATTGGCTTTTTGGCGCCCCGTCGTGTACCAAACGGGTAATACAGCCCAACGTGAGAGAAGGACAGTCTGGATGCAACCCAAGCATAATACACACCGGGGTTGGGGTCAATTAAAATGCCATTTTAAATTGCAATTACATTTTTGAATTCACTCATGACGGGGAGCATTTATGTTGAATACAAAACAATCTTCCAGCTATGGAATTGTAATGTTTGAATTTAATTGGATTTGCCAtacttttcaactgtgctgtgatgcttcacaaaagtactgaacctttctattctcatagcatCTACAGAttgtttttgctaaaataattattatattattcatTGATTGACTGtgtcttttcaaatcacccaatattgctatctgcagcgttagttctaggcaaatgttgcaattcttcagccatttctggacctgtgaccaaaaatgagctacatatagacaataccaaaataaatgatcaaatgactctgcctcctcacagcagaatctgcagagctgggaagattgtatcccccacatatataacattctattggttgcaagaattttgtatagtaatttaaataTAAAAATTCAAATTTTTGAATCTggtgttgttttgcgtatcaattcataaaccatgtgccatggaattggtacatcgaaaatctcttcccaactattttgcaatttatatggcacagctgtcagttttttggtccttaaatgaaattggaatatgtttttatttatcacacttttttaaccatttatgttctttaatgcagggccgacagacacgTTTCTTACTTTTTTAcgcttctacttgcctcttccatttttgtggtaatgctgcaattagttggttatAATTTTGGGttgagcagacatttccatatgtctgggttagctgcatgtgtgacataactctaccagtcctatttatgatatcattcacaaaaattatacctttttaaaaatgtcttaaaaaaatatgttttttttaatcaattagtatatttgagtttaaccacaatatttgttctatta encodes the following:
- the LOC129859087 gene encoding SH3 domain-containing kinase-binding protein 1-like, whose protein sequence is MVEAVVEFDYEAQQEDELSLRVGDIIVKVTKDDGGWWKGEIDGRRGLFPDNFVREMKKEVKRVAGPKSDLSNGSTSLVPETDLRPARKGDQISQRRCKASFSYVPQNEDELELKIGDVIHILGEVEEGWWEGSLNGKTGMFPSNFTRELGDTPPSRDTSTRSSQEELRSNKTSKDSPGSESDGGESRSDSGEIQPKKVRGFGFGDIFKDQPIRLGPASGDMEGGKAQVRKSPSVSLETMKADPEGMVKGRELCKVIFPYDAHNEDELSMKEGEIVTIINRDCADAGWWMGEIGGRKGVFPDNFVKLLIPDVEKERPKKPPPPSVPSGKHTTEKRSEVRKVPPERPEHVPHRPPDDNKGEEVKNGEIPKPVLPSIPPKKPRPPKTSSSHLPPRGPDRPERPPSVPCESPTSESGTPDPASDMSKDVDVVYLDPLVLSTEKLSHPTAMRPRVLVRRPRSLIISTSSLSSIDLLDSPPVEEQRRGKDREKEKLQDSLCPRPVNVSKRKALPTITVPDSKGVLTPKPAVLHPPSTESLALRPISPSPSYAKPTSSCISPSPEPRPMPTLEELRGQLRELRASVELLKSQHRQEMKQLSSDLDEEKSIRLTMQMEVEKIKRSLFK